TTTTTTCAAGGAAAATCAGAGAAAGACAATCGATTTGTGAATAGCCGATCTCTTAATGAACTACAGAGAAACCCTTATTGGGAAATAAGCGGCCCTCCTGTTTTATTCAGGAACAAAAAGGAGAGGAATATCATCAAGTATTTTTCTATAAACTGATGCTGTGGGATATTCGCTGATTCTGGAAAGCTCAATCCACTCACAGAGCCCCCCATCTGCCGAAGCCCAGGAGGGAATATCAGCAGCGGCGGCGGCGGGAAGAAAAAACAGCCTCGGATCAAGTTTTTCTCTCCAGCTGGTATAAAGATGGACTCTCTCTTTCAGAACAATGGATCTCTCAACCGACCTGAAGTCAGCAGAACTCTCAGCCCCAACCGACACAGCCTCAAGGGATGCCAGAATCGAATTTTCCGCTCCCCCTGGAAGGGCGGGGATAAACCAGAGTCCCTTACCTATACCCGAATCCCGGCGGATCATCAATATCCTTCCGTCCCTGACAAGAAGACAGAGAGTACTCTGTTTCTCTTTTATCTTACGTTTTTTAACTTCAGGGATCTCCCCCTGAACACCAAGCGCCCTACTTAGGCAGCTCTCTCTCAGAGGACATGAATCACAGTCCGGGGTTCTTACCCGGCAGACCTGCTGCCCCAGCTGCATAAGAGCACAGTTGAATACTCCCGGACTGTCAGAAGGAATAAGCTTATCCAATGCCTCCATCAGACTGGTATCATCGGCACTTTGCCAATTTTTTACGGCTGTAAGCCTCTGGGCGATGCGTC
The sequence above is drawn from the Oceanispirochaeta sp. M1 genome and encodes:
- a CDS encoding A/G-specific adenine glycosylase produces the protein MQQPLSEIMLQQTVVTAAINHFKRWMELFPDVESLAGAEEQSVLKAWEGLGYYSRARNLRKGALYLVENHGGALPEDYKMLLKVPGIGDYTARAVLSLAFSRAYPVLDANVRRIAQRLTAVKNWQSADDTSLMEALDKLIPSDSPGVFNCALMQLGQQVCRVRTPDCDSCPLRESCLSRALGVQGEIPEVKKRKIKEKQSTLCLLVRDGRILMIRRDSGIGKGLWFIPALPGGAENSILASLEAVSVGAESSADFRSVERSIVLKERVHLYTSWREKLDPRLFFLPAAAAADIPSWASADGGLCEWIELSRISEYPTASVYRKILDDIPLLFVPE